The Pyrodictium delaneyi genome contains a region encoding:
- a CDS encoding deoxyribonuclease IV, translating to MGRRMHFGPAGKPVGMKQGDYVKAIEYISGLGLDAIEYEAVRGVRVSEAKARAIREAAERYNVIVSMHAPYYINLAGSEETIKKSIERLKAALRAASWMGAYVVVFHPGYYRDNPSPRDAVRKVIESLRPVVEWMKQEGIRGVWLSPETTGKSSQVGSLDDVIEICRELEMCRPTVDWAHLHARSEGNYITSLDHVIDVIERIERELGTWAVKPLHTHFSRIEYGRGGEREHHTLAEEEYGPEWRIVCRAYKETGIEGVVISESPILDKDALVMKKICEEEGYI from the coding sequence ATGGGCCGTCGTATGCACTTCGGCCCTGCCGGTAAACCGGTGGGTATGAAGCAGGGCGACTACGTGAAGGCAATTGAGTACATAAGCGGTCTAGGGCTGGACGCTATCGAGTACGAGGCTGTCCGCGGTGTACGGGTCAGCGAGGCGAAGGCTCGCGCGATACGCGAGGCGGCGGAGCGCTACAACGTAATAGTATCTATGCATGCACCCTACTACATCAACCTAGCGGGGAGCGAGGAGACGATAAAGAAGAGTATTGAGAGACTCAAGGCCGCTCTACGGGCTGCGAGCTGGATGGGCGCCTACGTAGTGGTCTTTCATCCGGGCTACTATCGGGATAATCCGAGCCCTCGCGACGCAGTCAGGAAGGTGATAGAGAGCCTCCGCCCAGTAGTCGAATGGATGAAGCAGGAGGGCATTCGAGGCGTATGGCTATCGCCCGAGACTACGGGTAAGAGCAGCCAGGTGGGCAGCTTAGACGACGTGATAGAGATATGTCGTGAGCTAGAGATGTGCCGGCCCACAGTAGACTGGGCGCACCTCCACGCGAGGAGCGAGGGCAACTACATAACCAGCCTCGACCACGTGATAGACGTGATAGAGAGGATTGAGCGGGAGTTAGGCACCTGGGCGGTGAAGCCGCTCCATACGCACTTCAGCAGGATAGAGTATGGGCGGGGTGGCGAGCGCGAGCACCACACCCTCGCGGAGGAGGAGTATGGGCCCGAGTGGAGAATAGTTTGCCGTGCCTACAAGGAGACCGGGATAGAGGGAGTTGTGATATCGGAGAGCCCTATACTAGACAAGGACGCGCTAGTCATGAAGAAGATCTGCGAGGAAGAGGGGTACATCTAG